The Engystomops pustulosus chromosome 1, aEngPut4.maternal, whole genome shotgun sequence genome has a window encoding:
- the LOC140126078 gene encoding solute carrier family 2, facilitated glucose transporter member 11-like, which yields MAGLNIAGLPLNLPLLMVVLGIGGTFQYGLHISLINSPSEYIQTFINRTWEQRYGTILHPDSILLLWSIIVSIYSIGGLIGSLIVGYLSVTFGRKKTQIYNNLVALVGAALVCTSRAAQSFEMIMLGRLVYGINAGVSLNLHPMYIGECAPQSKRGMVTVSVSFSVVLGKLMGFVIGLREFLGREELWPLLLACSAVPALIQLVTLPFFPESPRYLLIDKGDKEGCLKAMQQLWGPGEHCAEMGNMFKEKEAVGEQTKGLKDLLVDRAVRWQMISLLLICGAMQLVGINAVYFYAYDIFQNAGISAIEAPYVSLGLGITEIFTTILCGFLIDRQGRKTLLWLNYVILASTLTLLTVTLTLQDVYSWLPYASCMLIFIFTFSYGLGPGGVSFVLPTELFVQCYRPAAYAITGALLWLGLFLIGVAFPFIEEALGTFCFIFFLVFCICVAIYSFWVLPETKDRSMMEIMESFNKLNFGAKNEDKLVCTRL from the exons ATGGCCGGACTTAACATTGCG ggACTGCCTCTGAATTTGCCGCTGCTCATGGTGGTTTTGGGTATTGGTGGCACGTTCCAGTATGGTCTACACATTTCTCTCATTAATTCTCCCTCAGAA TATATCCAAACATTCATCAACAGAACATGGGAACAACGGTATGGCACAATCCTCCACCCAGACAGCATCTTGTTACTTTGGTCCATCATTgtttctatatacagtataggaggacTTATTGGCTCCCTAATAGTAGGATATCTGTCAGTCACTTTTGGAAG AAAGAAGACCCAAATATATAATAATCTGGTTGCTCTAGTGGGAGCTGCTCTGGTGTGTACAAGCCGCGCTGCCCAGTCATTCGAGATGATTATGTTAGGGAGATTAGTCTATGGAATTAATGCAG GTGTGAGTCTGAATCTTCACCCAATGTATATTGGGGAGTGCGCCCCTCAGAGCAAGCGTGGAATGGTCACAGTATCTGTTAGTTTTTCTGTTGTCCTAGGGAAGTTGATGGGCTTTGTAATAGGACTCAG GGAATTTTTGGGGAGAGAGGAATTGTGGCCCTTACTTTTGGCATGCAGTGCTGTTCCCGCTCTCATTCAGTTGGTAACATTACCATTTTTCCCAGAGTCTCCCAGATACCTTTTAATTGACAAGGGTGACAAAGAGGGTTGTCTAAAAG CTATGCAGCAACTATGGGGTCCTGGAGAACATTGTGCAGAAATGGGGAACATGTTCAAAGAGAAAGAGGCTGTGGGGGAGCAGACCAAAGGTTTGAAGGATCTACTGGTGGATCGTGCAGTGCGCTGGCAGATGATATCACTGCTGTTAATTTGTGGAGCTATGCAACTTGTAGGAATCAATGCG GTGTACTTCTATGCATATGACATTTTCCAGAATGCAGGTATTTCAGCCATTGAGGCACCATATGTCTCCCTGGGACTCGGGATCACAGAAATCTTCACAACAATACTATGT GGCTTCCTCATTGATCGTCAGGGTAGGAAAACACTACTTTGGTTGAATTATGTGATCTTGGCTAGTACATTGACCTTGCTTACAGTTACACTCACACTTCAG GATGTATACTCTTGGCTGCCATATGCTTCTTGTATGTTGATCTTCATCTTTACATTTAGCTATGGCTTGGGACCAG GAGGGGTTTCTTTTGTCCTTCCCACTGAGCTATTTGTACAATGCTACAGACCAGCTGCCTATGCCATAACTGGCGCCCTCCTCTGGCTGGGATTATTTCTTATAGGTGTGGCTTTTCCTTTCATTGAG GAAGCACTGGGAACATTCTGCTTCATTTTCTTCTTGGTTTTCTGTATCTGTGTGGCTATATATTCTTTCTGGGTACTGCCAGAGACCAAGGACCGGAGTATGATGGAAATAATGGAATCTTTTAATAAGCTTAATTTTGGAGCTAAGAATGAGGATAAGCTTGTTTGTACCAGACTTTAG